A window of Aliarcobacter trophiarum LMG 25534 contains these coding sequences:
- a CDS encoding HP0268 family nuclease, with product MELLIARNELNEKPKKVQLEKIKDELKKDTQKIFYFDRDNSHKDMMALVESLEKEGFNIYFREIKFGLADDEYMYEVHAL from the coding sequence ATGGAACTATTAATTGCTAGAAATGAATTAAATGAAAAGCCAAAAAAAGTACAGTTGGAAAAAATCAAAGATGAGTTAAAAAAAGATACTCAAAAAATATTTTACTTTGATAGAGACAACTCTCACAAAGATATGATGGCTTTAGTTGAATCTTTAGAGAAAGAGGGATTTAATATCTACTTTAGAGAGATTAAATTTGGATTAGCTGATGATGAGTATATGTATGAGGTTCATGCACTGTAA
- the miaB gene encoding tRNA (N6-isopentenyl adenosine(37)-C2)-methylthiotransferase MiaB, with amino-acid sequence MSKKLFIQTLGCQMNDTDSKHIQAELEKHKGYTATNTLEDADLIIINTCSVREKPVQKLFSEIGQFNKKKKDGAKIGVCGCTASHLGKDIIKRAPYVDFVLGARNISKIKDVVDIKGSVEISIENDDSTYEFAIAKNNSFRTSVNISVGCDKECTYCIVPSTRGDEISIPPEMIVAQIQKAVDNGVVEVALLGQNVNSYGKRFSSNREKYSFTKLLQDISKIDGLKRIRFTSPHPLHMDDEFIEEFARNPKISKCIHMPLQSGSTKILKAMKRGYTKEWFLNRAFKMRELIPNLRITTDIIVAFPGETDEDFLDTLDVVNQVKFDQIFNFKYSPRPNTKALELKEQEIEDSVGSARLEELIELHKRYLENSMPNMLGETVNILVESLKPNGEVSGYTDNYFLVFTKGSDELLGKFVDVKITEVTRTSLKGEIVA; translated from the coding sequence ATGAGTAAAAAACTATTTATACAAACTTTAGGCTGTCAAATGAATGACACCGATAGTAAGCATATTCAAGCAGAGCTTGAAAAACATAAAGGTTATACAGCAACAAATACTCTTGAAGATGCTGATTTGATTATTATAAACACTTGTAGTGTTAGAGAAAAACCTGTTCAGAAACTATTTTCTGAAATTGGGCAATTTAACAAAAAGAAAAAAGATGGTGCTAAAATTGGAGTTTGTGGATGCACTGCTTCACATTTAGGAAAAGATATTATAAAAAGAGCACCTTATGTTGATTTTGTTTTGGGTGCTAGAAATATCTCAAAAATCAAAGATGTTGTTGATATAAAAGGCTCTGTAGAGATAAGTATTGAAAACGATGACTCTACATATGAGTTTGCAATAGCAAAAAATAACAGCTTTAGAACTAGTGTAAATATATCTGTTGGTTGTGACAAAGAGTGTACATATTGTATAGTTCCTAGTACAAGAGGAGATGAAATATCTATTCCACCTGAAATGATAGTTGCACAAATACAAAAAGCAGTTGATAATGGTGTTGTTGAAGTTGCACTTTTAGGACAAAATGTAAACTCTTATGGGAAAAGATTTAGCTCTAATAGAGAAAAATATAGTTTTACAAAACTACTTCAAGATATATCAAAAATAGATGGTTTAAAACGAATTAGATTTACATCTCCACATCCACTTCACATGGATGATGAGTTTATAGAAGAGTTTGCAAGAAATCCTAAAATTTCTAAATGTATTCATATGCCTTTACAAAGCGGCTCTACAAAGATTTTAAAGGCTATGAAAAGAGGATACACAAAAGAGTGGTTTTTAAATCGAGCTTTTAAAATGAGAGAGTTAATTCCAAATTTAAGAATTACAACAGATATTATTGTAGCTTTCCCAGGGGAAACAGATGAAGACTTTTTAGATACTTTAGATGTTGTAAATCAAGTGAAGTTTGACCAAATTTTTAACTTCAAATACTCTCCAAGACCAAATACAAAAGCTCTTGAACTAAAAGAACAGGAGATTGAAGATAGTGTTGGTAGTGCAAGACTTGAAGAGCTAATCGAACTTCACAAAAGATATTTAGAAAACTCTATGCCAAATATGCTTGGAGAAACTGTAAATATTTTGGTTGAGAGTTTAAAACCAAATGGAGAGGTAAGTGGATACACAGATAACTACTTTTTAGTGTTTACAAAAGGGAGTGATGAGCTACTTGGGAAATTTGTAGATGTAAAAATTACAGAAGTTACAAGAACTTCTTTAAAAGGTGAAATAGTAGCATAA
- a CDS encoding lysophospholipid acyltransferase family protein, translating into MWKEFKKKYAPYLLYLIAKFIYVTNKKIYHHPKDDKEPFVLCMWHGDLLSQIFNYHHFRKGWVIKALISENRDGEMIAKIASLFNCGAIRGSSSNGASKVLIRAIKELKIGNDVAITPDGPRGPRYSIADGVVIISQKSGKKIRCFNALPSKYWQFKSWDKFVLPKPFGKINFYISEPFSVEDMELETAKSFIKEKMMQHSLI; encoded by the coding sequence ATGTGGAAAGAATTTAAGAAAAAATATGCTCCTTATTTACTATATTTAATAGCAAAATTTATATATGTAACAAATAAAAAAATTTATCACCATCCAAAAGATGACAAAGAACCATTTGTTTTATGTATGTGGCATGGTGATTTACTTTCACAAATCTTTAACTATCATCACTTTAGAAAAGGTTGGGTTATAAAAGCTTTGATTAGTGAAAATAGAGATGGAGAGATGATTGCAAAAATCGCTTCGCTTTTTAATTGTGGAGCAATTCGTGGTTCTAGCTCAAATGGTGCATCAAAAGTTTTAATAAGAGCAATAAAAGAGCTAAAAATTGGTAACGATGTAGCAATTACTCCTGATGGTCCAAGAGGTCCACGATATAGTATTGCAGATGGGGTTGTAATAATTTCACAAAAGAGTGGAAAAAAAATTAGATGTTTCAATGCCTTACCTAGCAAATATTGGCAATTTAAATCATGGGATAAATTTGTTTTACCAAAACCTTTTGGTAAAATTAATTTCTACATAAGTGAGCCTTTTAGTGTAGAAGATATGGAACTTGAAACTGCAAAATCTTTTATAAAAGAGAAGATGATGCAACACTCTTTAATATAA
- the mltA gene encoding murein transglycosylase A: MKNLIVLGLLIFLMNSCSKKDETLKPEYSSNALESKYEKEILNGMQQVPFSQIKGFFEDDLNHALEVFRKDCQKSQRYEELKNVCQKAQQTNDGAMFFVSNFYAYKLYNNDFHDEGMITGYYEPLLYGSLKKTQRYKYPVYKIPKDLVLSNINSLQEYKSIGKRVGKKIIPYDTRASIEKNPNNKNLEAIAYVDDKIDLFFLQVQGSGKIQLDSGEILNIGYAGQNGRAYTSIGRYFIDNEIISKEDISVQTIKEELLKKPSTIDKILNLNESYVFFKVANQGATGALNTVLTPKRNIAVDRTYIPLGMPVFLNTQNPISKEPINKLTIAADVGGAIKGEIRADLFWGFGAEALNYAGRMKEKGKLYILKPKY; this comes from the coding sequence ATGAAAAACTTAATAGTTTTAGGCTTACTTATTTTTTTAATGAACTCTTGTTCAAAAAAAGATGAAACTTTAAAACCAGAATACTCTTCAAATGCTCTTGAATCAAAATATGAAAAAGAGATTTTAAATGGAATGCAACAAGTTCCTTTCTCTCAAATAAAAGGTTTTTTTGAAGATGATCTAAATCATGCTTTAGAAGTATTTAGAAAAGATTGTCAAAAATCACAAAGGTATGAAGAGTTAAAAAATGTTTGCCAAAAAGCACAACAGACAAATGATGGAGCTATGTTTTTTGTATCAAATTTTTATGCATATAAGCTTTATAACAATGATTTTCATGATGAGGGAATGATAACAGGGTATTATGAGCCACTATTATATGGTAGTTTGAAGAAAACTCAAAGATATAAATATCCAGTTTACAAAATCCCTAAAGATTTAGTCTTATCAAATATAAATAGTTTACAAGAGTATAAATCTATTGGGAAAAGAGTTGGTAAAAAGATTATCCCTTACGATACAAGAGCCTCTATAGAAAAAAATCCAAACAACAAAAATCTTGAAGCAATTGCTTATGTGGATGATAAAATAGATCTATTTTTTTTACAAGTTCAAGGAAGTGGAAAAATACAACTTGATAGTGGAGAGATTCTAAATATTGGATATGCAGGACAAAACGGAAGAGCATATACAAGTATTGGAAGATATTTTATTGACAATGAGATAATCTCAAAAGAGGATATAAGTGTTCAAACTATAAAAGAGGAGTTGCTAAAAAAACCATCAACAATAGATAAAATTTTAAATTTAAATGAAAGTTATGTTTTTTTTAAAGTTGCAAATCAAGGAGCAACAGGAGCTCTAAATACTGTCTTAACTCCAAAAAGAAATATAGCAGTAGATAGAACATATATTCCTTTAGGAATGCCTGTATTTTTAAATACACAAAATCCTATCTCTAAAGAGCCTATAAATAAGCTTACAATAGCAGCTGATGTTGGTGGAGCAATAAAAGGTGAAATAAGAGCTGACCTTTTTTGGGGATTTGGAGCTGAAGCTTTAAATTATGCTGGAAGAATGAAAGAGAAAGGGAAGTTATATATTTTAAAACCAAAATACTAA
- the dnaK gene encoding molecular chaperone DnaK: protein MSKVIGIDLGTTNSCVAVYENGEAKIIPNKEGKNTTPSIVAYTDKGEVLVGDPAKRQAITNPEKTIYSIKRIMGLMMNEPNAKEAQSKVGYKIVDRNGATAVEIAGKVYTPQEISAKILGKLKADAEEYLGSSVTDAVITVPAYFNDAQRKATQEAGTIAGLNVLRIINEPTAASLAYGLDKKGEEKVLVYDLGGGTFDVTVLEIGDGTFEVLSTDGNAFLGGDDFDNKIIDWLAEEFKAENGFDVKNDKMALQRLKDAAENAKKELSSAESTEINLPFISMGNAGPIHLVKSLTRAKFEAMTEKLIDETLAHIKVALKEANLDKGEIDEIIMVGGSTRLPKANQVVRDFFGKDLNKGVNPDEVVAAGAAVQAGVLRGDVKDVLLLDVTPLSLGIETLGGVMTKLIEKGTTIPAKRSQVFSTADDNQPAVSIHVSQGEREFARDNKSLGMFELSDIPAAPRGVPQIEVTFDIDANGVLNVSAKDKGTGKENKITISGSSGLSDDEIAKMVAEAEANKETDAKKKALIEVRNQADAMLHSTRKTLEENENAISEDEKKAIIDAAAELEEVLKDENATKEQIEEKLKVLTEKSHKLAEAMYKKEDEQGQAQDGQSKAKKDDDVIDAEVE, encoded by the coding sequence ATGAGTAAAGTTATTGGTATAGATTTAGGAACAACAAACTCTTGTGTTGCAGTTTATGAAAATGGAGAGGCAAAAATTATTCCAAATAAAGAGGGAAAAAATACAACTCCTTCAATTGTTGCTTATACAGATAAAGGTGAAGTACTTGTAGGTGATCCTGCAAAAAGACAAGCTATTACAAATCCTGAAAAAACTATCTATTCTATAAAGAGAATTATGGGTTTAATGATGAATGAACCAAATGCAAAAGAGGCTCAAAGTAAAGTAGGATATAAAATTGTTGATAGAAATGGAGCAACAGCAGTTGAAATAGCTGGAAAAGTTTATACTCCTCAAGAGATTTCAGCAAAAATATTAGGAAAATTAAAAGCAGATGCAGAAGAGTATTTAGGAAGTAGTGTTACAGATGCTGTTATTACAGTTCCTGCATATTTTAACGATGCACAAAGAAAAGCTACTCAAGAAGCTGGAACAATTGCAGGACTTAATGTTCTAAGAATTATAAATGAACCAACAGCTGCATCTTTAGCTTATGGACTTGATAAAAAAGGTGAAGAGAAAGTTTTAGTTTACGATTTAGGTGGAGGAACATTTGACGTTACAGTTCTTGAGATTGGAGATGGAACATTTGAAGTTCTAAGTACAGATGGAAATGCATTTTTAGGTGGAGATGATTTTGATAATAAAATTATTGATTGGTTAGCAGAAGAGTTTAAAGCTGAAAATGGTTTTGATGTTAAAAATGACAAAATGGCACTTCAAAGATTAAAAGATGCTGCTGAGAATGCAAAAAAAGAGTTAAGTAGTGCAGAATCAACAGAGATTAATCTACCATTTATCTCTATGGGAAATGCAGGTCCAATTCACTTAGTAAAATCATTAACAAGAGCAAAATTTGAAGCAATGACTGAGAAGTTAATAGATGAAACTTTAGCTCACATAAAAGTAGCTTTAAAAGAGGCAAATCTTGATAAAGGTGAAATTGATGAGATTATTATGGTTGGTGGAAGTACAAGATTACCAAAAGCAAATCAAGTTGTAAGAGATTTCTTTGGAAAAGATTTAAATAAAGGTGTAAACCCAGATGAAGTTGTTGCTGCTGGAGCTGCTGTACAAGCTGGAGTTTTAAGAGGGGATGTAAAAGATGTACTTTTACTTGATGTTACACCACTTTCATTAGGAATTGAGACTTTAGGTGGAGTTATGACAAAATTAATTGAAAAAGGTACAACAATTCCTGCAAAAAGATCTCAAGTATTTAGTACAGCTGATGATAATCAACCAGCAGTTTCTATTCATGTTTCTCAAGGAGAAAGAGAGTTTGCAAGGGACAATAAATCTTTAGGTATGTTTGAACTTTCTGATATTCCAGCAGCTCCTAGAGGTGTTCCACAAATTGAAGTAACATTTGATATAGATGCAAATGGAGTTTTAAATGTAAGTGCAAAGGATAAAGGAACAGGAAAAGAGAATAAAATTACAATTTCTGGAAGTTCTGGATTAAGTGATGATGAGATTGCAAAAATGGTTGCTGAAGCTGAAGCAAATAAAGAGACAGATGCAAAGAAAAAAGCTCTTATTGAAGTTAGAAATCAAGCAGATGCAATGCTTCATAGCACAAGAAAAACTTTAGAAGAGAATGAAAATGCAATAAGTGAAGATGAGAAAAAAGCTATTATTGATGCAGCAGCTGAGCTTGAAGAAGTTTTAAAAGATGAAAATGCTACAAAAGAGCAAATTGAAGAGAAATTGAAAGTTTTAACTGAAAAATCTCATAAATTAGCAGAAGCTATGTATAAAAAAGAGGATGAGCAAGGTCAAGCTCAAGATGGACAATCAAAAGCAAAAAAAGATGATGATGTAATTGATGCTGAGGTAGAGTAA
- the grpE gene encoding nucleotide exchange factor GrpE has translation MSEVKQDEVLEEKVEETKSCCEESQECKESQTESLEDVISRLENELKESEEKILRVHADFENIKKRLEREKFMAIDYASEKFAKDLLTPLDTLEMALKSADVNISAEELLPKLKEGIELTLKSFLTTFEKYDIVKVDTTGEFDPNVHNAVMQVDSTEHESGKIVQELQKGYLLKDRLLRPSMVSIAN, from the coding sequence ATGAGTGAAGTAAAACAAGATGAAGTTTTGGAAGAAAAAGTAGAAGAGACTAAAAGTTGTTGTGAAGAGTCTCAAGAGTGTAAAGAGAGCCAAACTGAAAGTTTAGAAGATGTTATTTCTAGGCTTGAAAATGAGCTAAAAGAGAGTGAAGAGAAGATTTTAAGAGTTCATGCTGATTTTGAGAATATCAAAAAAAGGCTAGAAAGAGAGAAATTTATGGCAATAGATTATGCAAGTGAGAAGTTTGCAAAAGATCTATTAACTCCTCTTGATACATTGGAGATGGCTTTGAAATCAGCTGATGTAAATATTAGTGCGGAAGAGCTTTTACCAAAACTAAAAGAGGGAATTGAACTAACTCTAAAAAGCTTTTTAACAACTTTTGAAAAATATGATATTGTAAAAGTTGATACAACTGGTGAATTTGATCCAAATGTACATAATGCAGTTATGCAAGTAGATAGTACTGAGCATGAGAGTGGGAAAATAGTCCAAGAGTTACAAAAAGGGTACTTATTAAAAGATAGATTGCTAAGACCTTCTATGGTTAGTATAGCTAATTAG
- a CDS encoding heat-shock protein: MIDKKEFLLQSIIKAYIENLEPIGSKELKSMYELEYSTATIRGYFKKLGEEGFLAQEHISSGRTPTNEALKQYWIGKLDFPILGVNIKAMEFLANKIGLTVLLKKEISDVLQNIINVENRYIILEFTSFAVSIKYNSALYKFLSDFLQSSLKDILKVSKDVGAYELYSAINQSLQSSNFDIFNYKEFLSLALNFDFDEFTIDRFLKGSILDELKEGLYFDGFLPQNYIGICKFCKINNEDVKIFVVGELSKDYEYFFEQIISY; encoded by the coding sequence ATGATAGATAAAAAAGAGTTTTTGCTACAATCTATTATTAAAGCATATATAGAAAACTTAGAACCAATAGGTTCAAAAGAGTTAAAATCTATGTATGAATTAGAGTACTCAACTGCAACAATTAGAGGTTATTTTAAAAAATTGGGTGAAGAGGGTTTCTTAGCTCAAGAGCATATAAGTAGTGGAAGAACTCCTACAAATGAAGCTTTGAAACAATATTGGATAGGAAAATTAGATTTTCCAATATTGGGTGTAAATATAAAAGCTATGGAGTTTTTAGCAAATAAAATAGGGTTAACGGTTCTTTTAAAAAAAGAGATTAGTGATGTTTTACAAAATATCATAAATGTTGAAAATAGATATATAATTTTGGAGTTTACTAGTTTTGCAGTTAGTATAAAATATAACTCAGCATTATATAAATTTTTAAGTGACTTTTTACAAAGCTCTTTAAAAGATATTTTAAAAGTATCAAAAGATGTTGGGGCATATGAGCTTTATAGTGCAATAAATCAAAGTTTACAAAGTAGTAATTTTGATATTTTTAACTACAAAGAGTTTTTATCTTTAGCATTAAATTTTGATTTTGATGAGTTTACAATAGATAGATTTTTAAAAGGCTCAATTTTAGATGAGTTAAAAGAGGGGCTATATTTTGATGGTTTTTTACCACAAAATTATATAGGAATTTGTAAATTCTGCAAAATCAATAATGAAGATGTAAAAATATTTGTTGTTGGTGAATTATCAAAAGATTATGAATATTTTTTTGAACAAATTATAAGTTATTAA
- a CDS encoding transglutaminase-like cysteine peptidase, translating to MKKIYLIISILFINSFAYELKLNSYDINTIESSKQKSAIYKRVEKYKEFRAKTKNLTLNEKLDRVNFFINRTLPELDNFSIGIDDYWMTPKEFLIKGRGDCEDYAIAKYFTLLELGVKKENLYMAVVKERTSSGMHMVLFYIEDKNKSPLVLDNLSFKVLPLSKRVDLLPNVAFNEIDAYQFSSDKFTNKVVIDWQNDNKWDRLLNRVYKQKH from the coding sequence ATGAAAAAGATATATCTTATAATATCTATATTATTCATAAATAGTTTTGCTTATGAGCTTAAATTAAATAGCTATGATATAAATACAATTGAGAGTTCAAAACAAAAAAGTGCTATTTATAAAAGAGTAGAAAAATATAAAGAGTTTAGAGCAAAGACTAAGAATCTAACATTAAATGAGAAACTAGATAGAGTAAACTTCTTTATAAATAGAACTTTGCCTGAACTTGATAATTTTAGTATAGGAATTGATGATTATTGGATGACCCCAAAAGAGTTTTTAATAAAAGGTAGAGGTGATTGTGAAGATTATGCAATAGCAAAATATTTTACTCTTTTAGAGTTAGGAGTAAAAAAAGAAAATCTATATATGGCAGTTGTAAAAGAGAGAACTAGTTCTGGAATGCATATGGTTCTTTTTTATATAGAAGATAAAAATAAATCTCCTTTGGTTTTAGATAATCTTAGCTTTAAGGTTTTACCACTTTCAAAAAGAGTTGATCTACTTCCTAATGTAGCTTTTAATGAAATTGATGCGTACCAATTTAGTTCTGATAAGTTTACAAATAAGGTAGTTATAGATTGGCAAAACGATAATAAATGGGATAGATTGTTAAATAGAGTTTATAAACAAAAACATTAA
- the truA gene encoding tRNA pseudouridine(38-40) synthase TruA produces MSINLKFTISYDGSSFLGSQKQPSKITVEDELLRAFKSINIDTKIVLSGRTDRDVHATGQVFNCFVPNYWEDFYKLKEILNKRLPNSIKIKDIVKVKDDFHSRFSAKKRIYRYIVTTKPTTPFNSKYITYIKNIDEPLLRSAIKEFIGVYDFLYFQKTGSQKEITKREIFSTKFYKYRDIYVFKFCANSYLRSQIRLMVGFLLAINDKKLNINDLKQQLNCEKCIFKTPISPNGLYLAKIIYK; encoded by the coding sequence TTGAGTATAAACTTAAAGTTTACTATCTCTTATGATGGAAGCTCTTTTTTAGGAAGTCAAAAACAACCAAGTAAAATAACAGTAGAAGATGAGCTTTTAAGAGCTTTTAAAAGTATAAATATTGATACAAAAATAGTTTTAAGTGGAAGAACAGATAGAGATGTTCATGCAACAGGGCAAGTTTTTAACTGTTTTGTTCCAAATTATTGGGAAGATTTTTATAAACTGAAAGAGATTTTAAATAAGAGACTTCCAAATTCAATAAAGATAAAAGATATAGTAAAAGTAAAAGATGATTTTCACTCAAGATTTAGTGCAAAAAAGAGAATTTATAGATATATAGTTACTACAAAACCAACAACTCCATTTAATTCAAAATATATAACTTATATAAAAAATATTGATGAGCCACTCTTAAGAAGTGCAATAAAAGAGTTTATAGGAGTTTATGATTTCTTATACTTTCAGAAAACAGGAAGCCAAAAAGAGATTACGAAAAGAGAGATATTTTCTACAAAATTTTATAAATATAGAGATATTTATGTATTTAAATTTTGTGCAAACTCTTATTTGAGAAGCCAAATAAGGCTTATGGTTGGGTTTTTGTTGGCAATAAATGATAAAAAGCTAAATATAAATGATTTAAAACAACAGTTAAATTGTGAAAAGTGTATTTTTAAAACTCCTATAAGTCCAAATGGTTTATATTTGGCAAAGATTATTTATAAATGA
- a CDS encoding LptF/LptG family permease: protein MRLSNYLHSQLAISFFPIFLGLFFITSVVFLVKIASLTSVITMTSFELLKLYIYSIPQVVFYTLPISFFMSLAICLSKLSSEYELVVITSYGLNPLNIIKILFPVTAFLTIFLLIISLGLIPKTKYLTKSFSEIKKKEANFNIKESEFGQKFGDWLIYINKKNENIYKEVTLFKSEKNSENFIVSDEALLENDKNHLSFKLINGKVFAIDDNELSQIDYSSMYINDSITNTDIEAFDTSYNFWKRALKHNKDIDDFSFYILSSIFPLISLFLVIVFGYFNPRYEKNRAVVYSVLTVVIYYVFIKYIGERLLLHSLYIIPTIWIMFSYIIYSKTTKKEY, encoded by the coding sequence TTGAGATTAAGTAACTATTTACATTCACAACTAGCAATTAGCTTTTTCCCTATATTTTTAGGACTGTTTTTTATAACTTCTGTTGTTTTTTTGGTTAAAATTGCAAGTCTTACTTCTGTTATTACTATGACATCTTTTGAACTCTTAAAACTTTATATCTATTCAATTCCACAAGTTGTATTTTATACTTTACCTATATCATTTTTTATGTCATTAGCAATTTGTTTATCAAAGTTATCAAGTGAGTATGAGCTCGTTGTTATCACATCTTATGGTCTAAATCCACTAAATATAATCAAAATATTATTTCCAGTGACAGCTTTTTTAACTATATTTTTACTAATAATATCTTTGGGACTTATTCCAAAAACAAAATATTTAACAAAATCATTCTCTGAAATTAAGAAAAAAGAGGCAAATTTTAATATAAAAGAGAGTGAATTTGGACAAAAATTTGGAGATTGGTTGATTTATATAAATAAAAAAAATGAAAATATTTATAAAGAGGTTACTCTATTTAAGAGTGAAAAAAATTCAGAAAATTTTATTGTAAGTGATGAAGCTTTACTTGAAAATGATAAAAATCATTTGAGTTTTAAGCTTATAAATGGAAAGGTTTTTGCAATAGATGATAATGAGCTTAGTCAAATTGATTATAGTAGTATGTATATAAATGATTCAATTACAAACACAGATATTGAAGCTTTTGATACATCTTATAACTTTTGGAAAAGAGCTTTAAAACATAACAAAGATATTGATGATTTCTCATTTTATATCTTATCTTCTATATTTCCTCTAATATCTCTATTCTTAGTGATAGTTTTTGGTTATTTTAATCCACGTTATGAAAAAAACAGAGCAGTGGTTTACTCTGTACTAACAGTTGTAATATATTATGTATTTATAAAATATATAGGAGAGAGGCTACTTTTACACTCTTTATATATAATTCCAACTATTTGGATTATGTTTAGCTATATTATATATAGTAAAACTACAAAAAAAGAGTATTAA
- a CDS encoding prepilin peptidase: MEFNLFQTIVFVLFIINLVVLTIYDFRYKAVPDYLLLFSFLTSFFITKLDIYEALQSAFIVAGAFVILNFLVTFYIQNIKSRLLKDESLKTQMALGEGDIPLIASFSVILGVYNTFIAIFLSAILTIFYAIYLKNRKNEIEIPFIPFLVFGFLLEYFFNLSNIIKDFY, encoded by the coding sequence GTGGAGTTTAATCTTTTTCAGACTATAGTTTTTGTACTTTTTATAATAAATTTAGTTGTTCTAACTATATATGATTTTAGATATAAAGCTGTGCCAGATTATCTTTTACTGTTCTCTTTTTTGACATCTTTTTTTATTACAAAACTAGATATTTATGAAGCACTTCAAAGTGCTTTTATAGTTGCTGGAGCTTTTGTAATACTAAATTTCTTAGTTACATTTTATATACAGAATATAAAGTCAAGATTACTAAAAGATGAAAGTTTAAAGACTCAAATGGCATTAGGGGAAGGAGATATTCCTTTAATCGCATCTTTTAGTGTAATTTTAGGAGTTTATAATACATTTATTGCAATATTCTTAAGTGCAATTTTGACCATATTTTATGCAATTTATTTAAAGAATAGAAAAAATGAAATTGAAATACCTTTTATTCCATTTTTGGTTTTTGGTTTTTTATTGGAGTATTTTTTTAATTTATCAAATATTATTAAGGATTTTTATTGA
- a CDS encoding di-trans,poly-cis-decaprenylcistransferase gives MSSINLPTHIAIIMDGNGRWAKERGFKRTAGHEEGAKVVRNITKHCAKIGVKYLTLYAFSTENWTRPKLEVEFLMKLLEKYLKNELDTFLENSIRFKAIGDLSRFSKSLQVTIKDIEEKTKQCSSLTQVLALNYGSKDEIIRAIKKLNEKNLEVNEQNFESCLDTYFMPNVDLLIRTSGEIRLSNYLLWQNAYAEMFFTSTLWPDFSINELEDIISDYKKRERRFGGV, from the coding sequence ATGAGTAGTATAAATTTGCCCACTCATATTGCAATAATCATGGATGGAAATGGAAGATGGGCAAAAGAGCGAGGATTTAAAAGAACAGCTGGTCATGAAGAGGGTGCAAAAGTTGTGAGAAACATTACAAAACATTGTGCAAAAATAGGGGTAAAATATCTTACTCTTTATGCCTTTTCAACTGAAAACTGGACAAGACCTAAATTAGAAGTTGAGTTTTTGATGAAGCTTTTAGAAAAGTATCTAAAAAATGAGTTAGATACTTTTCTAGAAAATAGTATAAGATTTAAAGCTATTGGAGATTTAAGCCGTTTTTCTAAATCTTTGCAAGTTACTATAAAAGATATTGAAGAGAAGACAAAGCAATGTAGCTCTCTCACACAAGTTTTAGCATTAAATTATGGCTCAAAAGATGAGATAATAAGAGCTATAAAAAAGCTAAATGAAAAAAATCTTGAAGTAAATGAGCAAAACTTTGAATCTTGCCTTGATACATATTTTATGCCAAATGTAGATTTACTTATAAGAACAAGTGGGGAGATACGACTTTCAAACTATTTGTTATGGCAAAATGCCTATGCTGAGATGTTTTTTACATCTACACTTTGGCCAGATTTTTCAATAAATGAGCTAGAAGATATAATAAGCGATTATAAAAAAAGAGAGAGACGATTTGGTGGAGTTTAA